The sequence below is a genomic window from Trichosurus vulpecula isolate mTriVul1 chromosome 5, mTriVul1.pri, whole genome shotgun sequence.
ATTGAAGATGTAGGGAATTGGAGAGATAAGATTGGAGGTGAATTGGTTAGAGTTGGGTAAGTATATTTTTGAATCATCAGCATCACGGTAATAACTGAATCCATGAAAGCTGATAaagtcaccaagtgaaatagtatatataaaggggacaacataaaaacaattaGGGAGAGGGATGAGAaggaataagcttttatatagGGGCCCTGTTATGTGAAAGCATCTTCGTTGATGGTACATtcaactattttgtttttaatactggttttttggttttcttttttttttaaagcaaattgaCCAATGCTTTGTCTGTTTacccccataaaaccagctccaagttttatttattaattcaatggtttgactgcatcccatgaattttggtatgttgtctcattgttgtcattctctttaaagaaattacttattatttctataatttattctttgaACCACTCATTCTctgggattaaattatttagtttccaattaactttttaatctgtttccattattgaatgtaattttattgcattattgtctgagaaggatgcattcaatatttatgcttctctgcatttgtttgtgaggttttaatACCATAAcatatagtcaatttttgtgaacATGGAATGTACAACTAGAAAAAGgtatacttctttctattcccattcagttttctccagggaGCTATCATTTCTAACTtacctaaaattctatttatctacttaacttgtttcttgtttattttatggctagatttatctaggtgtgataggggaaagttgaggtctcccattaatatagtttttttaaaaaatatttatttttcatttacaacattcagttccacaaggtttttgagttttattcctatactctccagtgttttcaaaggaatgggtgttgtattttgtcaaaagctttttctgcatctattgagataatcatatgatttctgttagttttgttgttgatatgatcaattatgctgatagttttcttaatattcaaCTGGCCTTGAATTCCTGGTATATATCCTACCTGAtcagtgtattattcttgtgataagttgctgtaatctttttgttaatattttatttaaaatttttgcatctatattcgttatggaaattggtctataattttctttctctgttttggctcctcactgtttaggtatcagtatcatatttgtatcataaaaagaatttgataggactctttcttcacctatttcccaaatagtctatatagtattgggattaattattctttaaatgtttaatagaattcacttgtaaatccatctggccctggagattttttcctagggaattcactGATgccttattcaatttctttttctgagatggggttatttaagtattttacttcccattctgttaatctgagcattttacatttttgtaaatattcatccatttcactaagattgtcaaatttctgggaaaataatTGGGCAAAAGAGTtcctaataattatttttttttaatttcctcttcactggtggtgaattcaaccttttcttttttttttaagagtcatAGCAGCTTTATTAGGGAAAGTACCAGGGGATTAGAAGTTGGCATTGGGACCCTTCTTCTTTCCAAAGGTGGGCACTACATTGACAAAGCGTCGGTTGTACTGCATCCTCCTCTTAGGACGCCCAGTCGTCGTCGtcgttgtcttcttcttcttcttcttcttcttcttcttcttcttcttcttcttcttcttcttcttcttcttcttcttcttcttcttcttcttcttcttcttcttctcctccccctcctcctccccgtcttctcccccctcctcctccccctcctcctcttcctcctcctcctcctcctcctcctcctcctcctccccctcctccttctcctccccctcctcctcctcctccccctcttcctcctccccctcctcctcctcctcctcctcctcctcctcctcctcctccttcttcttcttctcctcctcctccccctcctcctccccctccccctcctcctccccctccgcctccccctcctcctcctcctcctcctcctcctcctctcaccccccccccccccaccttgggaGTCTGACCCCTCACTTTTCCAGCTCGGGCCAGAGAGCCATGGACTTTACCTCCTAGCATGCGGCCAGCCACTTTCAGGGTGGACAGGGGCTCCACCCCGCACTGCCCCAAGATGGCTTCATCCTCCAGCAGGGAGCCCCCTAGAAGCAGGACTTGATCCTCGGGGGCGATGCCCTCCAGAGACGCCACATGGGCCTTGATCTGGGCGACGGTCTCCTGCCCGGTCACCTCGAGGGTGTGCAGAGCCTGCGCGCGAACAAACAGCTGCATGGTGGCGACCCCGGCATGCTAGTCCTGCTTCTGCCGCGATGAAGTTGGAGACCAGAAAAagcaaccttttcatttttgacaccagtaatttggctttctttttttaatcaaattaaccaaaggtttatctattttattggctttttaatggaactagctcttagttttatttattacttcaatagttttcttaatttcaattttattaatctctcctttggttttcaaaatttctaatttggtatttaattggggttttttaatttgttctttttccaagttttttagttgcatacccaattcattgatctactctttcATTCACGTAAGCCATTAGAGATAAAACTTCCgctaagaactgcttttactgcatCACATAAGTATTGGTATGTTGTCTCGTTATTGTCAtcctcttggatgaagttattgatcatttctatgatttgttgtttgatgcactcatt
It includes:
- the LOC118851077 gene encoding ubiquitin-like protein FUBI, giving the protein MQLFVRAQALHTLEVTGQETVAQIKAHVASLEGIAPEDQVLLLGGSLLEDEAILGQCGVEPLSTLKVAGRMLGGKVHGSLARAGKVRGQTPKKKKKKKKKKKTTTTTTGRPKRRMQYNRRFVNVVPTFGKKKGPNANF